Proteins from a genomic interval of Clostridia bacterium:
- a CDS encoding iron-containing alcohol dehydrogenase yields the protein MQNFDYMTPTRLIFGRDSIEKLPEVIGALGKKVLLTYGGGSIKKMGLYDKVKELLSDFEIYELSGIQPNPKYDPSVLDGVKICKEQNIDAILAVGGGSVLDCSKAISVGAKYDGDVWDLISYKVKAQAALPVVDIITLAATGSEYDCGGVISRTETNDKIGYMDPLLFPVCSILDPTYTFTVPKTQTAAGCADAMNHIMEQYFCAESTLLNDGFMEAGLKSLMVNGKKCIEDPEDYTARAEMMIACTYGCNGIYSLGCSFAGWPCHAMEHALSAYYDVTHGVGLAILTPRWMKHVLCDKTLDRFVKYGVNVFGIDESLDKYDIANRAIEETYRFFESLGIPMHLKEIGIDESRIGEMAHHVAVNEGLHNAWVPLDEKDIAKIFTESL from the coding sequence ATGCAGAATTTTGATTATATGACGCCCACGAGGCTTATTTTCGGAAGGGATTCTATAGAAAAGCTGCCCGAGGTCATCGGCGCTTTGGGTAAAAAAGTGCTGTTGACTTACGGCGGAGGCAGCATAAAAAAGATGGGTCTTTACGACAAGGTGAAAGAGCTTTTGTCGGATTTTGAGATCTACGAGCTTTCCGGCATACAGCCGAATCCGAAGTACGACCCGAGCGTTCTTGACGGCGTGAAGATATGTAAGGAGCAGAATATTGACGCGATCCTCGCAGTAGGCGGCGGAAGCGTGCTTGACTGTTCGAAAGCGATCTCCGTCGGGGCAAAATACGACGGCGACGTGTGGGATCTTATCTCGTATAAGGTGAAGGCGCAGGCGGCTCTGCCCGTCGTAGATATCATCACGCTTGCCGCGACCGGCAGCGAATACGACTGCGGAGGCGTTATATCAAGAACGGAGACGAACGACAAGATAGGGTATATGGATCCGCTTTTATTCCCGGTCTGCTCGATCCTTGACCCGACGTACACGTTCACCGTACCGAAGACGCAGACGGCGGCGGGCTGCGCCGACGCGATGAACCATATAATGGAGCAGTATTTCTGCGCCGAGTCGACGCTTCTAAACGACGGCTTCATGGAGGCGGGCTTAAAGAGCCTTATGGTGAACGGTAAAAAGTGCATTGAAGATCCCGAGGATTATACGGCGAGAGCGGAGATGATGATAGCCTGCACCTACGGATGCAACGGCATATATTCTCTCGGATGCAGCTTTGCCGGATGGCCGTGCCACGCAATGGAGCACGCGCTTTCCGCATATTACGACGTCACGCACGGAGTAGGGCTTGCTATACTTACGCCGAGATGGATGAAGCACGTTCTTTGCGATAAGACGCTCGACCGATTCGTAAAATACGGCGTGAACGTATTCGGAATAGACGAAAGCCTCGACAAGTACGATATAGCGAACAGGGCGATCGAAGAAACTTACCGCTTCTTTGAATCGCTTGGCATACCGATGCATTTAAAAGAGATCGGCATCGACGAAAGCCGTATAGGCGAGATGGCGCATCACGTAGCGGTAAACGAGGGCCTTCATAACGCGTGGGTACCGCTTGATGAGAAGGATATCGCCAAGATCTTTACCGAATCGCTGTAA
- a CDS encoding 4Fe-4S dicluster domain-containing protein: protein MRKFDTKVQHLKYKVLREVARFAWQDSLLENILRIPEIIVPGKIPTMRCCVYKERAILTERVKLAMGGNIDNHNVIEVIDIACDECPAAGYDVTDSCRGCLAHRCEDVCPRGAISFDHNYVAHIDKSKCIECGRCAKVCPYNAIANRKRPCQAACKIKAISINSDGVAKIDDEKCISCGACVYQCPFGAITDKSYILNVIDLIKNSENNTKYKVFAVVAPSISSQFTYAKLGQVISGLKELGFFTVVEAALGADMVAYAEAKELYEKGFLTSSCCPAFVSYINSAFPSLKEHISHNLSPMASIAKYIKDTHENVKVVFIGPCTAKKAEVRLKKVRPYVDSALTFEELQALFDSRDIDITTLPEDVLDNASYYGRIFARSGGLTDAVAQGLKEHGITDFELNACTCDGIEECKTALLRKSKGALPANFIEGMACEGGCIGGAGCLTHGEKNRAQVDKYGKEALEKTISDAISLLK from the coding sequence ATGAGAAAATTTGATACAAAAGTACAGCATCTTAAATACAAAGTCCTGCGCGAGGTGGCAAGATTTGCATGGCAGGACAGTCTGCTTGAAAATATACTGCGTATACCTGAGATAATAGTGCCCGGCAAAATACCCACTATGCGCTGCTGCGTTTATAAAGAGAGGGCCATACTTACCGAGCGCGTAAAGCTTGCAATGGGCGGCAATATAGACAATCACAATGTGATAGAAGTCATAGACATCGCGTGCGACGAATGTCCGGCGGCGGGATATGACGTTACCGACTCGTGCCGCGGCTGTCTTGCGCATCGCTGCGAGGACGTATGTCCGAGAGGCGCAATATCGTTCGACCACAATTACGTTGCGCACATCGATAAATCAAAGTGCATCGAATGCGGCCGCTGCGCGAAAGTATGCCCGTACAACGCCATCGCGAACAGGAAACGTCCCTGTCAGGCGGCGTGCAAAATAAAGGCGATATCGATAAACAGCGACGGCGTGGCGAAGATAGACGATGAAAAGTGTATATCGTGCGGTGCGTGCGTATATCAGTGTCCGTTCGGCGCGATCACCGATAAGTCGTATATTTTAAACGTTATAGACCTTATTAAAAACAGCGAGAACAACACAAAATACAAGGTGTTCGCCGTTGTTGCTCCGTCCATATCGAGCCAGTTTACATATGCAAAGCTCGGTCAGGTCATCTCGGGCTTAAAGGAGCTTGGATTCTTCACGGTGGTGGAGGCGGCGCTGGGAGCGGACATGGTGGCATATGCCGAGGCAAAGGAGCTTTATGAAAAGGGCTTTCTTACAAGCTCGTGCTGCCCCGCGTTCGTATCGTATATAAACTCCGCCTTCCCGTCATTAAAGGAGCACATATCGCATAATCTCTCGCCTATGGCTTCCATAGCGAAATATATAAAGGATACGCATGAAAACGTAAAAGTAGTGTTCATAGGCCCCTGCACCGCGAAAAAGGCAGAAGTGCGCCTTAAAAAAGTGCGCCCCTACGTCGATTCCGCGCTCACGTTCGAGGAGCTTCAGGCGTTGTTCGACAGCCGCGACATAGATATAACGACGCTGCCAGAGGACGTGCTCGACAACGCGTCATACTACGGCAGGATATTTGCGCGAAGCGGCGGACTTACCGACGCGGTGGCGCAGGGCTTAAAGGAGCACGGCATAACCGATTTCGAGCTTAATGCCTGCACCTGCGACGGCATTGAGGAGTGTAAGACGGCGCTGCTTCGTAAGAGCAAGGGCGCGCTCCCCGCAAACTTCATCGAGGGCATGGCCTGCGAGGGCGGCTGCATCGGCGGCGCCGGATGCCTCACTCACGGCGAAAAGAACCGCGCCCAGGTGGATAAATACGGCAAGGAAGCGTTGGAGAAGACGATAAGCGACGCAATATCGCTTTTGAAGTAG
- a CDS encoding SpoIIE family protein phosphatase: MNDLCADIGYRSINHIGEQLCGDHVDVVESDDGSTVIVLADGLGSGVKASILSTLTSKIISTMMAAGLSLEECVETIAATLPVCSVRGVAYSTFTIIHLRNNEYAELIQYDNPQIIMIRDNKAYDYPKTTMNIGGKTIYKSTIRLRENDVFIAMSDGCPHAGIGKAYNFGWKIEDISDFMEVMVMSNYTAKTLSTILVDEVNKLYGSEPGDDATACVVRIRKRVPMNILFGPPRNPDDANRMMSLFFSKRGKHIICGGTTSSIAAKWLKKPLVASLEYNPGSDVPPTASIEGVDLVTEGVITVNKVVEYAKDYVNDNKDYAKWSFKRDGASQICSLLFEEATDINFYVGRAINPAHQNPDLPINFNIKMNLVEELSEALKKMGKRIKVSYF; encoded by the coding sequence ATGAATGATCTTTGCGCCGATATAGGATACAGAAGTATAAACCATATAGGCGAACAGCTCTGCGGCGATCACGTGGATGTTGTGGAAAGCGACGACGGTTCTACCGTAATAGTCCTTGCCGACGGGCTTGGAAGCGGCGTCAAGGCCAGTATTCTCTCAACGCTTACATCAAAGATAATCTCTACGATGATGGCGGCGGGGCTCTCGCTCGAGGAATGTGTGGAAACGATAGCCGCAACTCTGCCTGTATGCTCAGTACGCGGAGTCGCCTATTCAACTTTTACGATAATACATTTAAGGAACAACGAATACGCCGAGCTTATACAATACGACAATCCTCAGATCATAATGATACGCGACAATAAGGCTTACGATTATCCGAAAACAACGATGAATATCGGCGGCAAGACCATATACAAGTCAACGATAAGGCTCAGAGAAAACGACGTTTTCATCGCCATGAGCGACGGATGCCCCCATGCCGGCATCGGAAAAGCGTATAATTTCGGCTGGAAGATAGAAGATATATCCGACTTTATGGAAGTCATGGTAATGTCTAATTATACGGCGAAAACGCTTTCCACCATTCTTGTCGATGAAGTTAACAAGCTCTACGGCAGCGAGCCTGGCGACGACGCCACAGCCTGTGTCGTGCGTATAAGAAAGCGCGTGCCCATGAACATACTGTTCGGCCCGCCGAGAAACCCCGACGACGCGAACCGAATGATGAGTCTGTTCTTCTCAAAGCGCGGCAAACACATAATCTGCGGCGGCACCACCTCGTCAATAGCCGCCAAATGGCTGAAAAAACCGCTTGTCGCAAGCCTTGAATACAACCCCGGCTCCGACGTGCCGCCGACAGCGTCCATAGAAGGCGTCGATCTTGTTACGGAGGGGGTAATTACGGTAAATAAGGTCGTTGAGTATGCTAAAGACTACGTAAACGACAACAAGGATTATGCCAAATGGAGCTTTAAGAGAGACGGCGCGTCTCAGATATGCAGTCTTTTGTTTGAAGAGGCTACCGATATAAATTTCTACGTTGGGCGCGCGATAAATCCTGCGCATCAGAACCCCGATCTGCCTATCAATTTCAATATAAAGATGAATCTTGTCGAGGAGCTTTCCGAAGCTCTGAAAAAGATGGGCAAGCGTATAAAAGTAAGCTATTTTTAA
- a CDS encoding histidine kinase — MPDCLRLKKSNCKNCYKCIRHCPVKSIRFSAGQAHIIGDECILCGHCFVVCPQNAKEIVDETEKVRVLLKSGDPVVVSLAPSFAANYEGIGIEAMREALKALGFYDAEETALGATIVKREYDRILSEDKRDIVISSCCHSINLLIQKYFPSCLVYLADVLSPMQAHCVDIKKRIPNAKTVFIGPCVAKKDEAQIYKDMVDAVLTFEELTNMFKAAGIEPKREIIHNDESLARFFPTTGGILKTMKKEAAGYSYMALDGVENCISALKDIERGNIHNCFIEMSACAGSCIGGPVMEKYHKSPVRDYASISRFAGNKDFDIAQPRTESIRKLFDPIQHNAATPSEEKITEILKEMGKTTPAMELNCGSCGYNSCREKAVAIYQGKAEISMCLPFLKDKAETLSDTIVNNTPNGLIVLNDQLEVQQINAAALKIMNLNSAAAILGDNVVRILDPIVFLEVLESGKGVYNEHVYLTEYNRYVEQTVVPAEGGRMLIYIMRDVTDEESERKKKEEISRQTVEVADRVVEKQMRIVQEIASLLGETAAETKIALSKLKESINDE, encoded by the coding sequence ATGCCGGATTGCCTCAGACTGAAAAAGTCCAACTGTAAAAACTGCTATAAATGCATAAGACACTGTCCCGTAAAGTCTATACGCTTCTCCGCGGGGCAGGCTCACATCATAGGCGACGAATGCATACTTTGCGGCCATTGCTTCGTCGTGTGTCCTCAGAACGCAAAGGAGATCGTCGATGAAACGGAGAAGGTGCGCGTATTATTAAAAAGCGGCGACCCCGTCGTTGTAAGTCTTGCTCCCTCGTTCGCCGCAAATTATGAGGGCATAGGCATCGAGGCCATGCGCGAAGCGCTTAAAGCGCTCGGATTTTACGACGCCGAGGAAACTGCTCTGGGAGCTACGATAGTTAAGCGCGAATACGACAGAATACTTTCGGAGGATAAGCGCGATATAGTCATTTCGTCGTGCTGTCACAGCATAAATCTGCTCATACAGAAGTATTTCCCGAGCTGTCTTGTTTATCTTGCCGATGTGCTTTCTCCCATGCAGGCACACTGCGTTGATATAAAAAAGCGCATACCGAACGCAAAAACGGTATTCATCGGCCCCTGCGTCGCAAAAAAGGACGAGGCGCAGATATATAAAGATATGGTAGACGCCGTGCTCACTTTCGAGGAGCTTACAAACATGTTCAAAGCTGCCGGTATAGAACCCAAGCGCGAAATAATACATAACGACGAAAGCCTCGCGCGCTTCTTCCCCACTACAGGAGGCATACTCAAAACGATGAAAAAGGAAGCTGCCGGATACTCGTACATGGCGCTCGACGGCGTTGAGAACTGCATATCCGCCCTTAAGGATATCGAAAGGGGCAATATACACAACTGCTTCATAGAGATGTCGGCCTGCGCCGGAAGCTGCATAGGCGGCCCCGTTATGGAGAAGTATCACAAGAGTCCGGTAAGGGATTATGCGTCGATCTCACGCTTTGCGGGAAATAAAGACTTTGATATAGCCCAGCCCCGTACCGAAAGCATAAGAAAGCTGTTTGATCCCATACAGCATAACGCCGCGACGCCCTCCGAGGAAAAGATAACGGAAATATTAAAAGAAATGGGCAAGACTACCCCCGCAATGGAGCTCAACTGCGGCTCTTGCGGGTACAACAGCTGCCGCGAAAAAGCGGTAGCAATATACCAGGGCAAGGCCGAAATATCTATGTGTCTGCCGTTTTTGAAGGATAAGGCGGAGACCTTATCCGATACCATAGTAAACAATACGCCGAACGGCCTCATAGTTTTAAACGACCAGCTCGAGGTGCAGCAGATAAACGCCGCTGCGCTGAAGATAATGAACCTAAACTCCGCTGCCGCCATTTTGGGCGACAATGTAGTAAGGATACTCGACCCGATAGTATTCCTTGAGGTCTTAGAAAGCGGCAAGGGCGTTTACAACGAGCACGTTTATCTTACCGAATACAACCGATATGTGGAGCAGACGGTAGTCCCCGCAGAGGGCGGGCGCATGCTTATCTACATTATGCGCGACGTTACAGATGAGGAAAGCGAAAGAAAAAAGAAAGAAGAAATAAGCCGCCAGACGGTGGAGGTAGCCGACCGGGTAGTTGAAAAACAGATGCGCATAGTGCAGGAGATCGCTTCACTTTTGGGCGAGACCGCAGCCGAAACGAAAATAGCGCTTTCAAAGCTTAAGGAGTCGATAAACGATGAATGA
- a CDS encoding (2Fe-2S) ferredoxin domain-containing protein, with product MKVTVCIGSSCHIKGSRPIVETFQKLVSENKLGDKLELAGTFCMNKCQEGVCVSIDDKVYSVSPQTAESFFNENIKSKLQ from the coding sequence ATGAAGGTGACCGTGTGCATAGGATCGTCATGTCACATAAAAGGTTCAAGGCCGATAGTCGAAACGTTTCAAAAGCTTGTCTCCGAAAACAAGCTCGGAGACAAGCTTGAGCTTGCCGGCACATTCTGCATGAACAAGTGTCAGGAGGGGGTATGCGTTAGTATCGACGATAAGGTCTATTCCGTATCGCCGCAGACTGCCGAATCCTTTTTCAACGAAAACATCAAATCAAAGCTTCAGTGA
- a CDS encoding phosphotransferase, translating into MGDMRVIAVRNTKTIYRDGDKCIKVFVGDYKKSEVLSEAFHYSVVEDAGLNVPKVLEVGTFEGRPAITYEYIKGPTLARLMAEQPKKKYEYLDLFIDLQLEVHKKTAKSLISLKDYLSLRIQMSDIEATARYFLLSKLQDMPIYHNICHGDFNPSNIIISEDGTPYIVDWTGVTQGDPALDAAETYLLFWLDGDISGANYYLDNFPKKTGVDKDYIQKWMPVVAASHSVGCKADQREFLIDWIERNEYKEDL; encoded by the coding sequence GTGGGCGATATGCGTGTCATTGCAGTACGCAATACAAAAACTATATATCGTGACGGAGATAAATGCATTAAGGTATTTGTAGGCGATTACAAAAAATCGGAGGTACTCAGCGAGGCGTTTCATTACTCCGTCGTAGAAGACGCCGGCCTTAACGTGCCGAAGGTGCTCGAGGTCGGCACGTTTGAGGGACGCCCCGCCATAACCTACGAATACATAAAAGGTCCAACGCTTGCCCGGCTTATGGCAGAGCAGCCGAAAAAGAAGTATGAATATCTCGATCTTTTCATCGATCTTCAACTCGAGGTCCACAAAAAGACCGCAAAGTCGCTTATAAGCTTAAAAGACTATCTGAGCCTGAGGATACAGATGAGCGATATAGAAGCTACGGCGCGCTATTTCCTTCTTTCAAAGCTTCAGGATATGCCCATATATCACAACATCTGCCACGGCGACTTCAACCCGTCCAATATCATAATATCCGAGGACGGCACGCCTTATATCGTGGACTGGACCGGCGTGACCCAGGGTGATCCTGCATTGGACGCCGCCGAAACTTATCTTTTGTTCTGGCTCGACGGCGATATAAGCGGCGCAAATTATTATCTCGATAACTTTCCTAAAAAAACCGGGGTAGATAAAGACTATATCCAAAAGTGGATGCCCGTCGTCGCGGCCTCGCATTCCGTAGGCTGCAAGGCGGACCAGCGCGAATTTCTCATTGACTGGATAGAGCGAAACGAGTATAAAGAGGATCTTTAG
- a CDS encoding ADP-ribosylglycohydrolase family protein has translation MYGAILGDIIGAPFEFDRSKKTKVFPLFSDNSHFTDDTVMTIAVADALMKVPHDAPDETICDEIIDSMHRWGQKYPHAGYGGRFNTWLKTKSRKPYNSYGNGAAMRVASVGWLYDTIEETLKAARLTAAVTHDHPEGIKGAQATAAAIFLARNGMSKEEIKNHIIREFGYDLSLTCDEIRPAYRHVESCQETVPEAITAFLEGTDFEDVIRTAVSLGGDCDTLTCIAGSIAEAFYTVDDDLALECRKRLPGDMLFVLDSFMEKRAPITPAFHDAFLDDNETIEKAIAAYCADETEENLCAVLESIRTRMHQDGHFIIPAIGSEDGTRFALRTIHTDDNEDWPAAFTSQAEHKKGPPCQILSHFIDVMLKACMDMDSPGLIINPFGQSFMLTPELIDFILKADGDIEYHIPDDAITPELLEDGSFLKRAIEICNRNRINSNMIKLTKILRDSRVWIPCNAVLSEADYAEWAKTVSDAEKNDGFDSILGKELKNQDNIRMKPDILQNGDELFFPVFTSAIEMGEYGERFSKIETHFLEAADLAQKSEDNIAGIVINAFSEPFIVPRDLFDIIAQTPSAFEENKAENE, from the coding sequence ATGTACGGAGCTATTCTTGGAGATATAATAGGCGCTCCCTTTGAGTTCGACAGGAGCAAAAAGACAAAGGTCTTCCCACTGTTTTCCGATAACAGTCATTTTACGGACGATACGGTCATGACGATAGCCGTAGCCGATGCGCTGATGAAAGTGCCGCACGATGCGCCGGATGAGACGATCTGCGATGAGATCATCGATTCAATGCACCGTTGGGGGCAAAAATATCCCCACGCCGGATACGGCGGCCGCTTCAATACCTGGCTTAAAACAAAGAGCCGCAAGCCCTATAACAGCTACGGAAACGGCGCTGCAATGAGAGTGGCCTCTGTAGGATGGCTGTATGATACCATTGAAGAAACGCTGAAAGCCGCACGCCTTACCGCCGCCGTCACACACGATCACCCGGAGGGCATAAAGGGCGCCCAGGCCACGGCAGCCGCGATCTTCCTTGCGCGAAACGGCATGAGCAAGGAAGAGATCAAAAACCACATAATACGGGAATTCGGCTACGACCTTTCCCTTACCTGCGATGAGATCCGCCCCGCCTATCGCCATGTGGAAAGCTGTCAGGAGACGGTCCCCGAAGCTATAACGGCTTTCCTTGAAGGGACCGATTTTGAAGACGTTATAAGAACGGCTGTTTCCCTCGGCGGCGATTGCGATACTCTTACATGTATCGCAGGGAGCATTGCGGAGGCGTTCTATACCGTTGACGACGACTTGGCTTTGGAGTGCAGAAAACGCCTGCCCGGTGACATGCTCTTTGTTCTCGATAGTTTTATGGAAAAAAGGGCGCCAATAACCCCCGCGTTCCACGATGCATTTCTTGACGATAATGAAACTATCGAAAAAGCGATCGCCGCATACTGCGCTGACGAAACTGAAGAAAACTTGTGCGCCGTGCTTGAATCTATCCGCACGCGTATGCATCAGGACGGGCATTTTATCATACCTGCAATCGGATCGGAAGACGGCACACGATTCGCCCTTCGCACAATACATACCGACGACAATGAAGATTGGCCGGCGGCGTTCACATCTCAGGCGGAACATAAGAAAGGACCGCCCTGCCAGATCCTTTCGCACTTTATCGACGTCATGCTTAAGGCCTGCATGGATATGGACAGTCCCGGCCTTATAATAAACCCGTTTGGGCAGTCCTTCATGCTAACACCCGAGCTTATCGACTTTATCCTAAAGGCCGACGGCGACATTGAATACCACATCCCCGACGACGCGATCACACCCGAGCTTTTAGAAGACGGATCTTTTTTAAAAAGAGCCATTGAGATATGTAACCGAAACCGAATAAATTCAAATATGATAAAGCTCACGAAGATCCTTCGTGACAGTCGGGTATGGATCCCCTGTAATGCCGTATTGAGCGAAGCAGACTACGCAGAGTGGGCAAAAACAGTAAGCGATGCAGAGAAAAACGACGGTTTTGACTCGATCTTGGGAAAGGAACTTAAAAATCAAGACAATATCCGCATGAAGCCGGATATCCTTCAAAACGGCGATGAGCTTTTCTTTCCGGTATTCACCTCGGCAATAGAAATGGGAGAATACGGAGAACGCTTCTCTAAAATAGAGACGCATTTTTTGGAGGCCGCAGATCTGGCGCAAAAAAGCGAGGATAACATTGCCGGGATCGTGATAAACGCCTTCTCTGAGCCTTTCATCGTGCCCCGCGATCTGTTTGACATCATTGCACAGACGCCATCGGCCTTCGAAGAGAATAAAGCCGAAAACGAATAA
- a CDS encoding DNA-deoxyinosine glycosylase codes for MKHESHEVHNIPPVYDAQSRILILGSFPSVKSREEGFFYGHKQNRFWRVVSSVLDEGTPQTIEEKRDMLIRRHIALWDVIESCDIAGSADSRIRNAVPNDISRITRAADIRHIYLNGGEAFRMFERFNKDIKIPCTRLPSTSPANAAYSLERLFREWHVICEDL; via the coding sequence ATGAAGCACGAGTCGCACGAGGTCCACAACATACCGCCCGTATATGACGCGCAAAGCCGCATACTTATTTTGGGTTCATTCCCGTCCGTAAAGTCGCGCGAGGAGGGCTTTTTCTACGGACATAAGCAGAACCGCTTCTGGCGTGTAGTCTCGTCCGTATTGGATGAGGGCACGCCGCAGACGATCGAAGAAAAGCGAGATATGCTTATAAGGCGTCATATCGCGCTGTGGGACGTCATAGAAAGCTGCGATATAGCGGGATCTGCCGACTCGCGGATAAGAAACGCAGTCCCGAACGATATATCGCGCATAACGCGCGCCGCCGATATACGCCATATTTATCTTAACGGCGGCGAGGCTTTCCGCATGTTTGAAAGGTTCAATAAAGACATAAAGATCCCCTGCACACGCCTGCCCTCAACAAGTCCCGCAAACGCGGCGTACTCTTTGGAAAGGCTTTTTAGAGAATGGCATGTCATCTGCGAAGATCTGTGA
- a CDS encoding GntR family transcriptional regulator — translation MNIFIDNKSALPIYDQIYSQIKAAIINGSLKEDEALPSIRNLAKDLRISVITTKRAYDELEKEGFIYAVAAKGFFVAPKNVELLREENLKTIEGYIEKIARLAPSCGLGADDVAKMVKLIMEDLK, via the coding sequence GTGAACATCTTTATTGACAACAAAAGCGCGCTTCCGATATACGATCAGATATATTCGCAGATAAAGGCGGCCATAATAAACGGAAGTCTTAAAGAGGACGAGGCGCTTCCCTCGATACGAAATCTTGCAAAGGATCTGCGCATCAGCGTTATTACGACGAAGCGCGCTTACGACGAGCTGGAAAAAGAGGGCTTTATTTATGCCGTGGCTGCAAAGGGCTTCTTTGTTGCTCCGAAAAACGTGGAGCTTTTGAGAGAGGAAAACCTTAAAACGATAGAAGGCTATATTGAAAAGATAGCGCGTCTTGCGCCGTCGTGCGGACTTGGCGCGGACGATGTTGCAAAAATGGTAAAGCTTATCATGGAGGATCTGAAATGA
- a CDS encoding MBL fold metallo-hydrolase: MELIWHGTASVEIRNASGHMLFDPFVPLEGSETKTGIEDFDGCTDIFVTHGHFDHIVSIPEVCERNPDALVYCTKTPHETLRKKGVPEARLRLLSYGDTIETKGFTVRAFHGRHAQLAKGAFDRLLYIKNSPYKKNIPYILKENSLCPENDETVFYLVECGGKTVSLMGSLNMREDETYPTDCDILVLPYNGWRDNLTPAVKTVERLRPKRILLDHYDNTFPPLTMPIDLSPILEKYAGRAEALRAGEAVRL; encoded by the coding sequence ATGGAGCTTATATGGCACGGTACTGCATCGGTGGAAATAAGGAACGCATCGGGACACATGCTTTTCGATCCGTTCGTGCCGCTTGAGGGCAGCGAAACGAAAACCGGTATAGAGGACTTTGACGGATGCACGGACATATTCGTAACGCACGGTCACTTCGACCACATAGTAAGCATTCCAGAAGTGTGCGAAAGAAATCCCGACGCGCTTGTATACTGCACGAAAACGCCGCATGAAACGCTTAGGAAGAAAGGCGTGCCGGAGGCGAGACTGAGACTTTTATCATACGGCGACACGATAGAGACAAAAGGCTTTACTGTGCGCGCATTTCACGGGCGTCATGCACAGCTTGCGAAGGGTGCGTTCGACAGACTGTTATATATAAAGAATTCGCCGTACAAGAAAAATATACCGTATATTTTGAAAGAGAACAGTCTTTGTCCCGAAAACGACGAGACGGTGTTTTACCTTGTTGAATGCGGCGGCAAAACTGTATCTCTGATGGGCAGCTTAAATATGCGGGAGGACGAAACTTATCCGACGGACTGCGACATTTTGGTGCTCCCGTATAACGGATGGAGAGACAATCTTACGCCGGCTGTGAAAACGGTGGAGCGGCTAAGGCCGAAAAGGATACTTCTCGATCATTATGACAATACGTTCCCTCCGCTCACGATGCCCATTGATCTTTCTCCGATACTTGAAAAGTACGCGGGACGCGCAGAGGCGCTTCGCGCGGGCGAAGCGGTGCGGCTGTGA